A window from Peromyscus eremicus chromosome 1, PerEre_H2_v1, whole genome shotgun sequence encodes these proteins:
- the Znf646 gene encoding zinc finger protein 646 isoform X2 has protein sequence MEDMPLSFSCSDCQRHFPSLPELSRHRELLHPSANWDSEEAGSVPYPSPSQQRGRDYGHPRSSVNHQRNHETGLFPCTTCGKDFTNSLALQSHMRTHAPEGHQRHRPPHAKDTASHRQSGTMSTESWGQRLGSGEGWENQTRHVQETHECESGSDPRAAPGTWEDPPTKQREGLEIQLDPKESAEDWGPTTSSDGAPPLATPASSLLSNLEQYLAESVVNFTGGQESTEPLPAEEQRRYKCNQCGKTYKHAGSLTNHRQSHTLGIYPCAICFKEFSNLMALKNHSRLHAQYRPYHCPHCPRAFRLPRDLLEHQQSHEGEKQEQPWEESEGPTTNGHMNERSWNQPPKTQMLNGSGELGSSGQLEDGSSEEYRPFCCGDCGRTYRHAGSLINHRKSHQTGIYPCSVCSKQLFNAAALKNHVRAHHRPRQGAGEDGQSSVSSTALMLTETTQKEEEVPDTNLDHRPYKCNECGRAYRHRGSLVNHRHSHRTGEYQCSLCPRKYPNLMALRNHVRVHCKAPRRSTDPGTEGSPSPVKKEQPDPVETEAAFHTDQGHVYKHEEEATGIPATADRMAPQTCNICGMFFEDLKSLEHHGMTHRTGEGGKSKTDGTVSPPRAFACRDCGKSYRHSGSLINHRQTHQTGDFSCGACAKHFHTMAAMKSHLRRHSRQWNRRHQKQGGTGGEESKLPSAGTWTKKLENDEDLDSPQDPLGGSPCGTEDQLERGGDSLQAGSKGGECGLGRDEACFLGDKEDAGTEEGLGKKEACFPDHLDIPGDGSGESGFCDPLLGGDSDQKPGICPSNSPDSADTVWKAGATHTCSDCGDSFPHAAGLLSHRSCHPPGIYQCSLCPKEFDSLPALRSHFQNHRPGEVALAQPFLCCLCGMIFPGRTGYRRHLRQAHGASGIPEGSEEEEEEGTAEAASTHNPPLQLSEAELLNQLQREVEALDGAGYGHICGCCGQTYDDLGSLERHHQSQSSSNTTENVPSHLEGSGDVIEMVTDHVFEGTVTSVSEEAGDTKSEEGVGNTAADSLCMQAGESFLESHPRPFRCNQCGKTYRHGGSLVNHRKIHQTGDFICPVCSRCYSNLAAYRNHLRNHPRCKGSEPQVGSISEARGSSEPQNAAETGQEQAVVGQEELKEEPLEELARVKEEAWEETTVKEEELEQRLETAEKGCQTEVSSERPFSCEVCGRTYKHAGSLINHRQSHQTGHFGCQACSKGFSNLMSLKNHRRIHADPRRFRCSECGKAFRLRKQLANHQRVHTERRRGRGAQKLIREDRPFRCGQCGRNYRHASSLLNHQCIHETGQYSCPFCFKTYSNRTALKDHQRLHSDIRRRRRTPRRAAAVRCTLCGCGFSGQGSLKRHLQEHEETKLELASGQEGPHGSEGSKENLADDWGLEGRSEGIQSVLQLERGTKRPGEHNQSPSRPARSEVPESFSWEVGKVDGYQGDRGQMNHNGAWVLQDQLTKPEGKLEDTVSRNLHQLPESQSNGPTASYMDSWDGGDSSSQLQPESHPYCCSQCGKTDCQPDGLLNPKKDCHSCLLCPKELLSPVTTKLHNHIAAQTFACSNCSKVFETHSELATHMQTHAVDHRQVSSQTDDTRDPQAGMVEVDAPGPGKAQEAPSEPPRDPEENGEPANGGQGTNFTAAEDKERPFCCGQCGRSYRHAGSLLNHQKAHTTGLYPCSLCPKLLPNLLSLKNHSRTHTDPKRYSCNICGKAFRTAARLQGHGRVHAPQEGPFTCSHCPRHFRHRISFLQHQQQQHQEEWTVSSSGASMAPATSRGDSSPASRLDASPQWPADLNFSL, from the exons ATGGAGGACATGCCCCTCTCGTTCAGTTGCTCTGATTGTCAGCGTCACTTTCCTAGCCTCCCAGAACTTTCACGACATCGAGAACTGCTCCATCCATCTGCTAACTGGGACAGTGAGGAAGCTGGCAGTGTCCCTTACCCCTCTCCAAGTCAGCAGCGTGGGCGTGACTACGGTCACCCACGGAGCTCGGTCAACCACCAGCGGAACCACGAGACTGGTCTTTTCCCCTGTACCACCTGTGGCAAGGATTTTACTAATTCCTTGGCCCTCCAGAGCCACATGAGGACTCATGCTCCTGAGGGCCACCAAAGGCACAGGCCCCCACATGCCAAGGACACTGCTTCACATCGTCAGAGTGGGACAATGTCTACTGAGTCCTGGGGTCAGAGGCTTGGTTCTGGGGAAGGCTGGGAAAATCAGACAAGGCATGTACAAGAGACACATGAATGTGAATCTGGATCTGATCCCAGGGCAGCTCCAGGTACTTGGGAAGATCCACCTACCAAACAAAGAGAAGGCTTAGAGATCCAGCTAGATCCTAAAGAAAGTGCGGAGGACTGGGGACCCACCACCAGTTCTGATGGGGCTCCTCCACTCGCCACTCCAGCTAGCAGCCTTCTCAGCAATTTGGAACAGTATCTGGCTGAATCCGTAGTGAACTTCACAGGGGGCCAGGAGTCCACCGAGCCCCTTCCTGCTGAGGAGCAGCGAAGGTACAAGTGTAATCAATGTGGGAAGACCTACAAGCATGCTGGGAGCCTCACCAACCACCGTCAGAGCCACACTCTGGGCATCTACCCCTGCGCCATCTGTTTTAAGGAGTTTTCTAACCTCATGGCTCTGAAAAACCACTCACGACTCCACGCTCAGTATCGTCCTTACCATTGTCCCCACTGCCCCCGTGCCTTCCGGCTCCCTCGGGATCTGCTAGAACATCAGCAGTCCCATGAGGGGGAAAAGCAGGAACAGCCATGGGAAGAGAGCGAGGGGCCCACCACAAATGGACATATGAATGAGAGGAGCTGGAATCAGCCACCTAAAACACAGATGCTGAATGGTTCTGGGGAACTCGGCTCTTCGGGGCAGCTAGAGGATGGTAGCTCAGAGGAGTATCGTCCTTTCTGTTGTGGGGACTGTGGGCGCACTTACCGTCATGCTGGTAGTCTCATCAACCATCGAAAGAGCCACCAAACAGGTATCTACCCCTGTTCAGTTTGTTCCAAGCAGCTATTCAATGCAGCTGCTCTGAAAAACCACGTTCGTGCTCATCATAGGCCCCGGCAAGGAGCTGGGGAAGATGGCCAGTCATCAGTGTCCTCAACTGCCCTTATGCTGACTGAGACTACCCAAAAGGAGGAAGAGGTCCCTGACACCAACCTGGACCATCGTCCCTATAAGTGCAATGAGTGTGGTCGGGCTTACCGCCACAGGGGGAGCCTGGTGAACCACCGCCACAGCCATCGGACAGGAGAATACCAGTGCTCACTCTGTCCTCGAAAATACCCCAACCTTATGGCTCTGCGCAACCATGTGCGCGTCCATTGCAAAGCTCCACGCCGAAGTACAGACCCTGGGACTGAGGGGTCCCCTAGCCCTGTCAAGAAGGAACAACCTGACCCAGTGGAAACAGAAGCAGCGTTCCACACAGATCAGGGGCATGTATACAAACATGAAGAAGAGGCCACAGGTATCCCCGCAACAGCAGATAGGATGGCGCCACAGACATGTAACATTTGTGGGATGTTCTTTGAAGATCTCAAGAGTCTTGAGCATCATGGCATGACGCACAGGacaggggaaggaggaaagagcaaGACAGACGGCACAGTGTCACCACCGAGAGCATTTGCTTGTCGAGACTGTGGAAAGAGCTATCGCCACTCAGGCAGCCTTATCAACCACAGGCAGACCCACCAGACGGGAGACTTCAGCTGTGGGGCCTGTGCCAAGCATTTCCATACGATGGCTGCCATGAAGAGCCATTTACGACGTCATAGTCGGCAGTGGAACAGGAGGCATCAGAAACAAGGTGGTACTGGTGGAGAAGAGTCCAAACTGCCATCTGCCGGTACCTGGACCAAGAAGTTGGAAAATGACGAGGACCTGGATTCTCCACAAGACCCTTTGGGAGGAAGTCCTTGTgggactgaagaccagctggaAAGGGGTGGGGACTCTCTGCAGGCGGGGTCTAAAGGCGGCGAATGTGGGCTTGGAAGGGATGAGGCCTGTTTCCTGGGTGATAAAGAGGATGCTGGCACTGAGGAAGGACTAGGGAAGAAAGAGGCCTGTTTTCCTGACCACTTGGACATCCCGGGTGATGGGAGCGGTGAGTCTGGCTTCTGTGATCCCCTCCTTGGAGGGGACAGTGACCAGAAGCCGGGCATTTGCCCGTCCAACTCCCCCGACTCTGCTGACACTGTCTGGAAGGCCGGAGCCACTCACACGTGTTCTGACTGTGGGGACTCTTTCCCCCATGCTGCCGGTCTGCTGAGCCATAGGTCCTGCCACCCTCCAGGCATCTATCAGTGCTCTCTCTGTCCGAAGGAGTTTGATTCTCTGCCTGCCCTGCGCAGTCACTTCCAGAACCACAGGCCGGGGGAGGTAGCCTTGGCCCAGCCCTTCCTCTGCTGTCTGTGCGGTATGATCTTTCCTGGGAGGACTGGCTACAGGCGTCACCTGCGCCAGGCTCATGGTGCTTCTGGCATACCTGAGGgctcagaagaggaggaggaggaaggcacagcagaagcagccTCTACCCACAATCCTCCCCTACAGCtctcagaagcagagctgctgaaTCAGCTACAGCGGGAAGTGGAAGCTCTAGATGGAGCAGGTTATGGGCACATTTGTGGCTGCTGTGGTCAGACCTATGATGACCTGGGGAGCCTGGAGCGTCACCACCAGAGTCAAAGTTCCAGCAATACGACCGAGAATGTTCCTAGCCACTTGGAAGGATCAGGTGATGTGATAGAAATGGTTACAGATCATGTCTTTGAGGGCACAGTGACCTCTGTCTCAGAAGAGGCGGGGGACACAAAGTCTGAGGAGGGTGTAGGTAACACAGCTGCAGACAGCCTTTGCATGCAGGCTGGTGAAAGCTTTCTGGAGTCCCACCCCCGCCCTTTCCGATGTAACCAGTGTGGCAAGACCTATCGCCATGGAGGCAGCTTGGTGAACCACCGAAAGATCCACCAGACAGGTGACTTCATCTGCCCTGTCTGTTCCCGCTGCTACTCCAACCTGGCTGCCTACCGGAATCATCTGCGGAACCACCCTCGCTGCAAAGGTTCAGAGCCCCAAGTGGGGTCTATCTCAGAGGCAAGAGGCAGCAGCGAACCCCAGAATGCGGCAGAGACAGGGCAGGAGCAGGCAGTCGTAGGGCAGGAAGAACTTAAAGAGGAGCCCTTGGAGGAGCTGGCAAGGGTGAAAGAAGAAGCGTGGGAGGAGACCACTGTGAAGGAggaggaactggagcagaggttGGAGACGGCAGAGAAAGGCTGTCAAACTGAAGTTAGCTCTGAGCGGCCCTTTAGCTGTGAAGTATGTGGCCGTACCTACAAGCATGCCGGCAGCCTCATCAATCACCGGCAGAGCCACCAGACTGGCCACTTCGGCTGCCAGGCCTGCTCCAAGGGCTTTTCAAACCTCATGTCCCTTAAGAACCACCGGCGCATCCATGCAGACCCTCGACGTTTCCGCTGCAGTGAATGTGGGAAAGCTTTTCGCCTGCGGAAGCAGCTGGCCAACCACCAGCGGGTCCACACTGAGCGACGGAGGGGTAGGGGCGCTCAGAAGCTGATTCGTGAGGATCGGCCTTTCAGGTGTGGGCAATGCGGCCGGAACTACCGCCATGCTAGCAGCCTCCTGAACCACCAGTGCATCCATGAGACAGGCCAGTACAGCTGCCCCTTCTGTTTTAAGACCTATTCCAACCGCACAGCCCTGAAAGACCATCAGAGGCTGCATTCTGAtatccggcggcggcggcggacaCCCCGGAGGGCAGCAGCCGTGCGTTGTACCCTttgtggctgtggcttttctGGCCAGGGATCTCTGAAGCGGCATCTGCAGGAGCATGAGGAGACCAAACTAGAGCTGGCCAGCGGCCAGGAAGGCCCACATGGTAGCGAAGGCAGTAAGGAGAACCTTGCTGATGACTGGGGACTGGAGGGCAGATCAGAAGGTATTCAGTCAGTACTGCAGCTGGAGCGTGGAACCAAGAGACCTGGCGAGCACAATCAGAGTCCCAGCAGGCCAGCACGTTCAGAGGTCCCAGAATCTTTTTCTTGGGAAGTGGGGAAGGTAGATGGGTATCAAGGAGACAGGGGACAGATGAATCACAATGGTGCCTGGGTTCTTCAGGATCAGTTAACCAAGCCAGAAGGCAAGTTGGAAGACACAGTCTCCAGGAATCTTCATCAACTCCCCGAGAGCCAGTCCAATGGTCCTACTGCAAGTTATATGGATAGCTGGGATGGTGGAGACAGCAGCTCTCAGCTCCAACCAGAGAGCCACCCCTATTGCTGCAGCCAGTGTGGAAAGACCGACTGCCAACCTGATGGCCTCTTGAACCCCAAGAAAGACTGTCACAGTTGTTTGCTCTGTCCCAAAGAGTTACTGAGTCCTGTGACCACTAAGCTCCACAACCACATTGCTGCCCAGACCTTTGCTTGTAGTAACTGTAGCAAAGTGTTTGAgacccacagtgagctggccacacacatgcagactCATGCTGTTGACCATAGGCAGGTGTCAAGTCAGACAGACGACACCAGAGATCCGCAAGCCGGGATGGTAGAGGTGGATGCCCCTGGTCCAGGGAAAGCTCAGGAGGCCCCATCCGAACCTCCCAGAGACCCAGAAGAGAATGGGGAGCCAGCTAATGGAGGACAAGGAACCAATTTCACAGCAGCTGAAGACAAGGAACGTCCCTTTTGCTGTGGCCAGTGTGGGCGTTCCTACCGCCATGCTGGCAGCCTGCTGAACCACCAGAAGGCCCATACCACTGGACTCTACCCCTGCTCCCTGTGTCCCAAACTTCTGCCCAACCTACTCTCTCTCAAGAACCACAGCAGGACCCACACGGACCCCAAGCGCTACAGCTGCAACATCTGTGGCAAGGCTTTCCGAACAGCTGCCCGGCTACAGGGCCATGGACGGGTTCATGCTCCCCAGGAGGGACCATTCACCTGCTCTCACTGTCCCCGCCATTTTCGCCACCGAATCAGCTTCctgcagcaccagcagcagcagcaccaggagGAGTGGACAGTGTCTAGCTCAG gaGCTTCAATGGCACCAGCAACAAGCAGAGGGGACTCCTCTCCAGCCTCACGCCTCGACGCCTCGCCCCAGTGGCCTGCAGACCTCAACTTCTCCCTGTGA
- the Znf646 gene encoding zinc finger protein 646 isoform X1, protein MLPSLGLGPFCRERCCCHLSVPREPPGFLPRCPMEDMPLSFSCSDCQRHFPSLPELSRHRELLHPSANWDSEEAGSVPYPSPSQQRGRDYGHPRSSVNHQRNHETGLFPCTTCGKDFTNSLALQSHMRTHAPEGHQRHRPPHAKDTASHRQSGTMSTESWGQRLGSGEGWENQTRHVQETHECESGSDPRAAPGTWEDPPTKQREGLEIQLDPKESAEDWGPTTSSDGAPPLATPASSLLSNLEQYLAESVVNFTGGQESTEPLPAEEQRRYKCNQCGKTYKHAGSLTNHRQSHTLGIYPCAICFKEFSNLMALKNHSRLHAQYRPYHCPHCPRAFRLPRDLLEHQQSHEGEKQEQPWEESEGPTTNGHMNERSWNQPPKTQMLNGSGELGSSGQLEDGSSEEYRPFCCGDCGRTYRHAGSLINHRKSHQTGIYPCSVCSKQLFNAAALKNHVRAHHRPRQGAGEDGQSSVSSTALMLTETTQKEEEVPDTNLDHRPYKCNECGRAYRHRGSLVNHRHSHRTGEYQCSLCPRKYPNLMALRNHVRVHCKAPRRSTDPGTEGSPSPVKKEQPDPVETEAAFHTDQGHVYKHEEEATGIPATADRMAPQTCNICGMFFEDLKSLEHHGMTHRTGEGGKSKTDGTVSPPRAFACRDCGKSYRHSGSLINHRQTHQTGDFSCGACAKHFHTMAAMKSHLRRHSRQWNRRHQKQGGTGGEESKLPSAGTWTKKLENDEDLDSPQDPLGGSPCGTEDQLERGGDSLQAGSKGGECGLGRDEACFLGDKEDAGTEEGLGKKEACFPDHLDIPGDGSGESGFCDPLLGGDSDQKPGICPSNSPDSADTVWKAGATHTCSDCGDSFPHAAGLLSHRSCHPPGIYQCSLCPKEFDSLPALRSHFQNHRPGEVALAQPFLCCLCGMIFPGRTGYRRHLRQAHGASGIPEGSEEEEEEGTAEAASTHNPPLQLSEAELLNQLQREVEALDGAGYGHICGCCGQTYDDLGSLERHHQSQSSSNTTENVPSHLEGSGDVIEMVTDHVFEGTVTSVSEEAGDTKSEEGVGNTAADSLCMQAGESFLESHPRPFRCNQCGKTYRHGGSLVNHRKIHQTGDFICPVCSRCYSNLAAYRNHLRNHPRCKGSEPQVGSISEARGSSEPQNAAETGQEQAVVGQEELKEEPLEELARVKEEAWEETTVKEEELEQRLETAEKGCQTEVSSERPFSCEVCGRTYKHAGSLINHRQSHQTGHFGCQACSKGFSNLMSLKNHRRIHADPRRFRCSECGKAFRLRKQLANHQRVHTERRRGRGAQKLIREDRPFRCGQCGRNYRHASSLLNHQCIHETGQYSCPFCFKTYSNRTALKDHQRLHSDIRRRRRTPRRAAAVRCTLCGCGFSGQGSLKRHLQEHEETKLELASGQEGPHGSEGSKENLADDWGLEGRSEGIQSVLQLERGTKRPGEHNQSPSRPARSEVPESFSWEVGKVDGYQGDRGQMNHNGAWVLQDQLTKPEGKLEDTVSRNLHQLPESQSNGPTASYMDSWDGGDSSSQLQPESHPYCCSQCGKTDCQPDGLLNPKKDCHSCLLCPKELLSPVTTKLHNHIAAQTFACSNCSKVFETHSELATHMQTHAVDHRQVSSQTDDTRDPQAGMVEVDAPGPGKAQEAPSEPPRDPEENGEPANGGQGTNFTAAEDKERPFCCGQCGRSYRHAGSLLNHQKAHTTGLYPCSLCPKLLPNLLSLKNHSRTHTDPKRYSCNICGKAFRTAARLQGHGRVHAPQEGPFTCSHCPRHFRHRISFLQHQQQQHQEEWTVSSSGASMAPATSRGDSSPASRLDASPQWPADLNFSL, encoded by the exons GCCTTGGCCCCTTCTGCAGAGAAAGATGCTGCTGCCACCTGTCTGTTCCTCGTGAACCTCCAGGTTTCCTACCACGTTGCCCCATGGAGGACATGCCCCTCTCGTTCAGTTGCTCTGATTGTCAGCGTCACTTTCCTAGCCTCCCAGAACTTTCACGACATCGAGAACTGCTCCATCCATCTGCTAACTGGGACAGTGAGGAAGCTGGCAGTGTCCCTTACCCCTCTCCAAGTCAGCAGCGTGGGCGTGACTACGGTCACCCACGGAGCTCGGTCAACCACCAGCGGAACCACGAGACTGGTCTTTTCCCCTGTACCACCTGTGGCAAGGATTTTACTAATTCCTTGGCCCTCCAGAGCCACATGAGGACTCATGCTCCTGAGGGCCACCAAAGGCACAGGCCCCCACATGCCAAGGACACTGCTTCACATCGTCAGAGTGGGACAATGTCTACTGAGTCCTGGGGTCAGAGGCTTGGTTCTGGGGAAGGCTGGGAAAATCAGACAAGGCATGTACAAGAGACACATGAATGTGAATCTGGATCTGATCCCAGGGCAGCTCCAGGTACTTGGGAAGATCCACCTACCAAACAAAGAGAAGGCTTAGAGATCCAGCTAGATCCTAAAGAAAGTGCGGAGGACTGGGGACCCACCACCAGTTCTGATGGGGCTCCTCCACTCGCCACTCCAGCTAGCAGCCTTCTCAGCAATTTGGAACAGTATCTGGCTGAATCCGTAGTGAACTTCACAGGGGGCCAGGAGTCCACCGAGCCCCTTCCTGCTGAGGAGCAGCGAAGGTACAAGTGTAATCAATGTGGGAAGACCTACAAGCATGCTGGGAGCCTCACCAACCACCGTCAGAGCCACACTCTGGGCATCTACCCCTGCGCCATCTGTTTTAAGGAGTTTTCTAACCTCATGGCTCTGAAAAACCACTCACGACTCCACGCTCAGTATCGTCCTTACCATTGTCCCCACTGCCCCCGTGCCTTCCGGCTCCCTCGGGATCTGCTAGAACATCAGCAGTCCCATGAGGGGGAAAAGCAGGAACAGCCATGGGAAGAGAGCGAGGGGCCCACCACAAATGGACATATGAATGAGAGGAGCTGGAATCAGCCACCTAAAACACAGATGCTGAATGGTTCTGGGGAACTCGGCTCTTCGGGGCAGCTAGAGGATGGTAGCTCAGAGGAGTATCGTCCTTTCTGTTGTGGGGACTGTGGGCGCACTTACCGTCATGCTGGTAGTCTCATCAACCATCGAAAGAGCCACCAAACAGGTATCTACCCCTGTTCAGTTTGTTCCAAGCAGCTATTCAATGCAGCTGCTCTGAAAAACCACGTTCGTGCTCATCATAGGCCCCGGCAAGGAGCTGGGGAAGATGGCCAGTCATCAGTGTCCTCAACTGCCCTTATGCTGACTGAGACTACCCAAAAGGAGGAAGAGGTCCCTGACACCAACCTGGACCATCGTCCCTATAAGTGCAATGAGTGTGGTCGGGCTTACCGCCACAGGGGGAGCCTGGTGAACCACCGCCACAGCCATCGGACAGGAGAATACCAGTGCTCACTCTGTCCTCGAAAATACCCCAACCTTATGGCTCTGCGCAACCATGTGCGCGTCCATTGCAAAGCTCCACGCCGAAGTACAGACCCTGGGACTGAGGGGTCCCCTAGCCCTGTCAAGAAGGAACAACCTGACCCAGTGGAAACAGAAGCAGCGTTCCACACAGATCAGGGGCATGTATACAAACATGAAGAAGAGGCCACAGGTATCCCCGCAACAGCAGATAGGATGGCGCCACAGACATGTAACATTTGTGGGATGTTCTTTGAAGATCTCAAGAGTCTTGAGCATCATGGCATGACGCACAGGacaggggaaggaggaaagagcaaGACAGACGGCACAGTGTCACCACCGAGAGCATTTGCTTGTCGAGACTGTGGAAAGAGCTATCGCCACTCAGGCAGCCTTATCAACCACAGGCAGACCCACCAGACGGGAGACTTCAGCTGTGGGGCCTGTGCCAAGCATTTCCATACGATGGCTGCCATGAAGAGCCATTTACGACGTCATAGTCGGCAGTGGAACAGGAGGCATCAGAAACAAGGTGGTACTGGTGGAGAAGAGTCCAAACTGCCATCTGCCGGTACCTGGACCAAGAAGTTGGAAAATGACGAGGACCTGGATTCTCCACAAGACCCTTTGGGAGGAAGTCCTTGTgggactgaagaccagctggaAAGGGGTGGGGACTCTCTGCAGGCGGGGTCTAAAGGCGGCGAATGTGGGCTTGGAAGGGATGAGGCCTGTTTCCTGGGTGATAAAGAGGATGCTGGCACTGAGGAAGGACTAGGGAAGAAAGAGGCCTGTTTTCCTGACCACTTGGACATCCCGGGTGATGGGAGCGGTGAGTCTGGCTTCTGTGATCCCCTCCTTGGAGGGGACAGTGACCAGAAGCCGGGCATTTGCCCGTCCAACTCCCCCGACTCTGCTGACACTGTCTGGAAGGCCGGAGCCACTCACACGTGTTCTGACTGTGGGGACTCTTTCCCCCATGCTGCCGGTCTGCTGAGCCATAGGTCCTGCCACCCTCCAGGCATCTATCAGTGCTCTCTCTGTCCGAAGGAGTTTGATTCTCTGCCTGCCCTGCGCAGTCACTTCCAGAACCACAGGCCGGGGGAGGTAGCCTTGGCCCAGCCCTTCCTCTGCTGTCTGTGCGGTATGATCTTTCCTGGGAGGACTGGCTACAGGCGTCACCTGCGCCAGGCTCATGGTGCTTCTGGCATACCTGAGGgctcagaagaggaggaggaggaaggcacagcagaagcagccTCTACCCACAATCCTCCCCTACAGCtctcagaagcagagctgctgaaTCAGCTACAGCGGGAAGTGGAAGCTCTAGATGGAGCAGGTTATGGGCACATTTGTGGCTGCTGTGGTCAGACCTATGATGACCTGGGGAGCCTGGAGCGTCACCACCAGAGTCAAAGTTCCAGCAATACGACCGAGAATGTTCCTAGCCACTTGGAAGGATCAGGTGATGTGATAGAAATGGTTACAGATCATGTCTTTGAGGGCACAGTGACCTCTGTCTCAGAAGAGGCGGGGGACACAAAGTCTGAGGAGGGTGTAGGTAACACAGCTGCAGACAGCCTTTGCATGCAGGCTGGTGAAAGCTTTCTGGAGTCCCACCCCCGCCCTTTCCGATGTAACCAGTGTGGCAAGACCTATCGCCATGGAGGCAGCTTGGTGAACCACCGAAAGATCCACCAGACAGGTGACTTCATCTGCCCTGTCTGTTCCCGCTGCTACTCCAACCTGGCTGCCTACCGGAATCATCTGCGGAACCACCCTCGCTGCAAAGGTTCAGAGCCCCAAGTGGGGTCTATCTCAGAGGCAAGAGGCAGCAGCGAACCCCAGAATGCGGCAGAGACAGGGCAGGAGCAGGCAGTCGTAGGGCAGGAAGAACTTAAAGAGGAGCCCTTGGAGGAGCTGGCAAGGGTGAAAGAAGAAGCGTGGGAGGAGACCACTGTGAAGGAggaggaactggagcagaggttGGAGACGGCAGAGAAAGGCTGTCAAACTGAAGTTAGCTCTGAGCGGCCCTTTAGCTGTGAAGTATGTGGCCGTACCTACAAGCATGCCGGCAGCCTCATCAATCACCGGCAGAGCCACCAGACTGGCCACTTCGGCTGCCAGGCCTGCTCCAAGGGCTTTTCAAACCTCATGTCCCTTAAGAACCACCGGCGCATCCATGCAGACCCTCGACGTTTCCGCTGCAGTGAATGTGGGAAAGCTTTTCGCCTGCGGAAGCAGCTGGCCAACCACCAGCGGGTCCACACTGAGCGACGGAGGGGTAGGGGCGCTCAGAAGCTGATTCGTGAGGATCGGCCTTTCAGGTGTGGGCAATGCGGCCGGAACTACCGCCATGCTAGCAGCCTCCTGAACCACCAGTGCATCCATGAGACAGGCCAGTACAGCTGCCCCTTCTGTTTTAAGACCTATTCCAACCGCACAGCCCTGAAAGACCATCAGAGGCTGCATTCTGAtatccggcggcggcggcggacaCCCCGGAGGGCAGCAGCCGTGCGTTGTACCCTttgtggctgtggcttttctGGCCAGGGATCTCTGAAGCGGCATCTGCAGGAGCATGAGGAGACCAAACTAGAGCTGGCCAGCGGCCAGGAAGGCCCACATGGTAGCGAAGGCAGTAAGGAGAACCTTGCTGATGACTGGGGACTGGAGGGCAGATCAGAAGGTATTCAGTCAGTACTGCAGCTGGAGCGTGGAACCAAGAGACCTGGCGAGCACAATCAGAGTCCCAGCAGGCCAGCACGTTCAGAGGTCCCAGAATCTTTTTCTTGGGAAGTGGGGAAGGTAGATGGGTATCAAGGAGACAGGGGACAGATGAATCACAATGGTGCCTGGGTTCTTCAGGATCAGTTAACCAAGCCAGAAGGCAAGTTGGAAGACACAGTCTCCAGGAATCTTCATCAACTCCCCGAGAGCCAGTCCAATGGTCCTACTGCAAGTTATATGGATAGCTGGGATGGTGGAGACAGCAGCTCTCAGCTCCAACCAGAGAGCCACCCCTATTGCTGCAGCCAGTGTGGAAAGACCGACTGCCAACCTGATGGCCTCTTGAACCCCAAGAAAGACTGTCACAGTTGTTTGCTCTGTCCCAAAGAGTTACTGAGTCCTGTGACCACTAAGCTCCACAACCACATTGCTGCCCAGACCTTTGCTTGTAGTAACTGTAGCAAAGTGTTTGAgacccacagtgagctggccacacacatgcagactCATGCTGTTGACCATAGGCAGGTGTCAAGTCAGACAGACGACACCAGAGATCCGCAAGCCGGGATGGTAGAGGTGGATGCCCCTGGTCCAGGGAAAGCTCAGGAGGCCCCATCCGAACCTCCCAGAGACCCAGAAGAGAATGGGGAGCCAGCTAATGGAGGACAAGGAACCAATTTCACAGCAGCTGAAGACAAGGAACGTCCCTTTTGCTGTGGCCAGTGTGGGCGTTCCTACCGCCATGCTGGCAGCCTGCTGAACCACCAGAAGGCCCATACCACTGGACTCTACCCCTGCTCCCTGTGTCCCAAACTTCTGCCCAACCTACTCTCTCTCAAGAACCACAGCAGGACCCACACGGACCCCAAGCGCTACAGCTGCAACATCTGTGGCAAGGCTTTCCGAACAGCTGCCCGGCTACAGGGCCATGGACGGGTTCATGCTCCCCAGGAGGGACCATTCACCTGCTCTCACTGTCCCCGCCATTTTCGCCACCGAATCAGCTTCctgcagcaccagcagcagcagcaccaggagGAGTGGACAGTGTCTAGCTCAG gaGCTTCAATGGCACCAGCAACAAGCAGAGGGGACTCCTCTCCAGCCTCACGCCTCGACGCCTCGCCCCAGTGGCCTGCAGACCTCAACTTCTCCCTGTGA